The genomic segment CCTCGACGAGGTGCTGGACCTGTGGGCGACGGCGACCGAGGCGGTCACCGAATTCTTGGCGGCGAGCCCGAAACTCGTTGGTGCCCAAGCAGTTTTCGATGCCCTCATCCATGAACACGACATCCGCGGCGCGCTCGCCGAACCCGGTTCTCGGACAGCGGATCCGGCGTTCGCCGTGGCCGTCGGATTCTTGACGACGATGATCGACCGGACCATCCGGCGCAATGCGCTTCCATGCCTGCAACTGACGACCCCGACCACGGGAACCACGCAGCTCGGCGACCCCGCCAAGGCGCCCGGCCAAATCGCGGTTGAGCTCAGCGATTTCGAGGCGCTACGCGTCTTCGGCGGGCGGCGCAGCCGGCGTCAGCTGGCGACCCTGCCCTGGGAAGGGGACGTCACGCAGCTGCTGCCGATCTTTCACACCGTCGCGGTGCGACCGCCAACCGAGGATCTCTGCGAATAGAGCGGGCTGCTGGTCGGGGTTGGCACTGCCCGGTCTCAAGGTGCGACCCTGATCAACCCCGGCTCCTTCGGTGGCGAAGTCGGCGGAGGCGGTGGCGCGGGCGGCGAGGGCGGCGGCAACTGTTGCGGAGGAGGCGGCGGCGGTTCCTGTGGCGGAGGCGGAGCCACTTGTTGCGGAGGCGGCGGCGGCTCCTGCGGCGCGGGCGGCAGCTGCTGCGGAGGCGCAGGCAACTGTTGCGGAGGCGGTGGCTCCTGTGGC from the Mycobacterium lentiflavum genome contains:
- a CDS encoding maleylpyruvate isomerase N-terminal domain-containing protein translates to MTDATGVRSHLRSSADAAAAYRLVQGRVDALLRGRTDVCERVVPACPAWSIRQTVCHLAGTAEDAVAANLDNAGTDEWTQAQLDRLAGRRLDEVLDLWATATEAVTEFLAASPKLVGAQAVFDALIHEHDIRGALAEPGSRTADPAFAVAVGFLTTMIDRTIRRNALPCLQLTTPTTGTTQLGDPAKAPGQIAVELSDFEALRVFGGRRSRRQLATLPWEGDVTQLLPIFHTVAVRPPTEDLCE